From Hemitrygon akajei chromosome 15, sHemAka1.3, whole genome shotgun sequence:
GATGATACTTCCTGCATGCTTGATACACAAAAATTCCATTACACATGCTACCAAGTTCTATAGCATCTCTATATTTGCATGGTTGATGGAATCAGATTTATACAGCACAGAAGGCGGCCCTTCAGACAACATATCTATGCTGAAGACACCAAGAGCTTTCTTAATGTCACTACTTTCAGTCATGTATCCTGTAAAGATTTAATTCCATTCTCCCAGTTTCTTTGCCTCCATTATAGTTGCTTTCTCGACTTTCGATATCAATGCCTTTGAGATGTCTTCCCTTCTCCATAACCTTGTTTACTCCTCCACATAACAGATATGGTTTTCAACTGTATCCTTATATTTCCTATTGTTCCCCTTTCAACTGCCCTCCTCCCAGCTGGCCCAAGGACAGGGTTCCCCTCATCCTCGCATTCCATGCCCAGAATATAAACATTTTCACAACATTTTATCCTTACTACTTATCAGCACATTATCAGTTATCATTCATTTACAACCTTAAATAGTCCATGGCATTTTAATGCAAATCTAAAGACGACAGGAGGGCCCCAAACTGACGTAAAGGATGGGTGTGGAGATTTTGCCTCAGAAAGTTAATTTTAGTTGGATTATTTAAAGTCACTTGTTCTTGCAGAACACCTGTGATCACAAAACAGTTAGTAATCTGCACCAATTATCATCATAGCCTTGCAAGAAAATACAGTGGATCCATTGGGGAAGCTTCACGAGCAAAGTGATTGAACAGAATGCCTCAGAACCAACATTGTCAAAGCACCAAGGTTTTGGCTGTCAGTGAGAAAGGCTTTCCAATTCAACCTTTCCTCCAAGGTTGATGTATTGGCCACACATCTCCCTGCACCTGTCATGGCTGCACTGGAGATAGATCACTGCCAATCTCCTTAGAGACCACATCTTTGCCAGGAAAGTCTGGGAAGAAGTACAATATGCATTTATTAAGATTTATCGTGAAAAGCTGTACGACACAGTACACTTTTGTGCAGAGACAAGAGAATACCAATGCTGAAATTTAGAGCAAATAAaattgctggagtaactcagcagtacaggaacagggattgtcaatgtttcagacccgGACCCTACATAAGAAATTTGCTGAATGGGCTGCTTCCAGGGGCAGATGCTGAAACAAGTGTCAACTGTCTTTGGGAAACAATAAAACAGTTTAAGACATCCCCTGGTATGCCCAAATCTTGCTGATGTTCTAGAAAAAGGTATTCTCTATGACCGAGTGGTGCAAATTTGCATGTTCAAAGGTCCAAAGATACTGGGCACGCTCAGGTGGCTGCTGGCATTGCAAGGGTTCTAAACGGAAGGGCCATAGTTTTTGTGTAATCCTGTAATTTGTGTCTAATTCTGCAATTACATACAAATTAGTTGAAATCTGTGTTACAAAACTCATGAACCATTTGCTTTAGGATTGTTAATGATAACTAATAACATGATCACTAATAATAAGTATTGAACTGATCACTGTTGGATACATTTGAATTTTTgtctgaataaagtatattttgaaaTAAACATTGCAACTGATCAGAGGAATATGGAAACTGAATATTACTACTGACACCCAAGTTACTGTGAAGCCCAAGAGGGAGCAGGTCAAAGAATCATGAAACCCTTGGTTTTACGAATGGGATAATGGAGATCAAACAACAGCAGCAATCTGCTGGACGAACTCTGTGGATCAAGCACCAtctgtgggggtggtgggggaagagtgtaagaaactgtcaacattttaagTTGAATCAGTACAGACCCCACCTAAACATTTAAGTTCCTTTATCACCACTGATATTGTTCAATTCacttgagttccttcagcagattgtttattgGTCCAGATCCCAGCATTGACAGCGTCTTGTGTCTCCATAAACATCGAGATTTTACATCCTCAAGGGTTCTTTAGAAAGCAAGAAAATTGGAAGGTGTCACTTTAACTCAATAAACTACATTCAGTTAAGGCAAAGAGCTCATAAGAATCCAGACATACTTAGAGACAGTTGAACTTATACTGTTAAAGCTTAAAATTGTGATCTTCACTGAAGCAGGATGCTCAACGTCCATTGCCTGCTTGCTCATCTCAAGTAATtttagaaaaaaaactgaaataaattaTTTAACAAAATTATACACCAAATAATTTTCCtccaaaaagtaaacaaaacatTGGCAATTAATCTGCAAAGGACAAATACCATTCCTGATGTTTCTTATTTCAATCACAAGCTGAGAGTTCTACACGTGTCCCTCCTTTCTTACCATGAGCAATATTAATCATCAGCACAAATACTAATGATCGCAGTGTGAAAAAAATGTTTCTCTGATGTGTTTGTAGTAATGTCTTTAAAGTTGGAAATACTTTTAGAAAGCATTACATCTCCAAAAACCTAACTCTTCGTTAATAGCAAATTAAGACTATAACTAAACTGTGTATTTATATGTTAAAAGATCCTTATCTGGAATTCTCAAATTAATATATCTGAACAGATTATTCTTTACTACAATTTTTTTTGCCAGAAGTGGTCCACTTAATATGGTTAAATGCATTAGGCCATTCATTAACAGACTACAGATGCAAACATAGGTAAGACAAAATACTGAATTTCCGGAATTAAAAATTTTGGCACCTTTATAGGGCCACATCCCAACACAGATGGTGCTGGTCAAACCAAAAAGAACTTAAAAACACGCAGGAATATGTTTCAGTCTGTACAGGTTGAATTTCCAATGAAAGTACACTCATGTCCCAACACATCAGGAAACAAGGAAAGCAGGCTCTGAAATGACCCTGCCTCTGACCCACATGTATTATTTATTCCATGTAGACTTGATCTCACTGAAAACTATCCAACTCAATCCACCATAACTCAAATCCATCAGTTCTACTATGACTAATCTAATTCGATATCCTTTGTTTCAACTTTaaaatatattatatatatttatatataaaaatgCTTGCATCTGTAACTTCATCCTATTCTACAATCCACAAGCAGATATGCTCCTCCAGTTTGAAACATCACAAACGCTTCACCTTTTACTGAGCATTTCTCATCTCAAACCCGAGTTGCCATGCTGATGCCTCATTTCCTTTCCTTCTTTAAAACCTTCCTATTTGACCAACATTCAAGCCATCCACCCCAACACACACTTGTGCAACTGTATATCACAACACTGCTTTGAACTCTCATGATATCTCATGTTAAATATGAAATATTATTACAAGATGTGGGAAAGAGAAGCCTGAAGGTTGATCCACCCACCACATCACTTGATAGGATAGCCACTATTACATTTAAAAAGTAACTGAAAACATCTGCATGAAACTAGCCTGTAAGATTATGGACATTTACAGACATTCATTTTAGAGCTTGATGCAGCTCCTAACCTGCCAAAGCTgctttccagctctttattttTTGGCTTCAAGTTTAAAAATCTACTTACAATTATACTTTAAATGTATTGAGCATTTCCATCTGTATTACTTAGCTAGAGACACATGCATTCCAAATGGAAAACTCTTCGTTAACATCTCCAAATGTGACCCCAGATTCTATAAGGGAAGAATGTGCATCAACCCAAAATAAGCCTgtgttttttttggttttttttttacagtgacCCTGACCTTAGCCTCCTCTTTTCCTTAAGTAATAAGCCTTGCCTATTCAATGTTTCCTTGGAGAAATAATTTCAGCAGCGTATTCCATGGCAGTTCCCTTCACCCCAAAAAGTAGCTCAAAAAGATAAAACACAAGAAAGGAGCAGGACAGAGCAATGAAGAGGAAGCATGGTAGGAGTGAGTGAGGAAAAGTGCCCCAGAGAGTGGCTGCATGTGCTGAAGAAGGAAAAAGTGCAAGGGCTGAAGCGATGATGTCTGTGGGGATGCAGAATATAAGGGTGAGGAGGGGATTCAGCCATAGAGATCGTGGGGTTGAGAACGTTTAAGGAGTAGCATAAATAGCGTGTAAAGCCAACTTGCAAGGGGCAGTACAAGAGGTTAATGCAACCCTATACAATGCCTGCTGTAAAATCAGTTAGATTCCtgccgctatctgtaaggagtttgtaagttctccctgtaaccgcaccacgagtttcctctgggtgctccgctttcttcccacattccaaggacttatagttagggtcagtgagctgtgggcatgcggCATTCGagttggaagcatggcaacacttgaggGATGCCCAGTACAATCTTGAATGATttaatgcaaataacacatttcccTGTGTGCTTTGATGAACATatgacaaataaggctaatctttaatcttttcaTCTTTAATCTTGTGCACTAATTTCTTTGTATTCTGCCAATGTATAAAAATAACCATATCTTTATACAGTAAGTGATTATATTGTTTAAAATTGTCCATTGCTGCCTTTTAAATTCCATATATTTAATTAACATCAATTATACAAGCAGACTTGGTATTAGTTAAAATTACATCATTACAGGGCAGTGAGCAATGTTCAGAAGTTACACTGCCctctaaatatttttgtaaagttACACCTACTTGAAAAATAGTGATCATTACTCTAGATTAATGACTCCTTTTTCTATACTGTGACCAACTCTGtacagtactccagctgtggtctatTATATTACACAATTCCAGCTTAATCCTGCATTTATTCAGCCAATAAAATACGATGTATGCTTTCTCAACTACCTTTCACACTACCAACATGGTTTTTCAAACCTTATTTAATATAAGGCAAGAAATCACGCAGCGTTGGTGCATCAAGAATTTTAATCGATAATTCAAAgtttttaataaaaatattttccaATGATATGTGCACAAAGTTACAAAATTAACAATGACACCCTTTCCAACCACCTGCCTTTCCGTATTAAAATCAAACAAAAGCAGCTCTTGAATAACATGCacaaaggggaaaacagaaactcAAAACTAAGATACAATTGCAACAACGTTGCTTCTTTCTCAATAACCCTGATCAGGTTCTTTTTCAGCTTTTATCACACTTCAGCAATGAAGCCAAAGGAGGGAGTTTCCTAGACGCCCACCACCTAACCTTACCCCTTACAGGTTCCAATTATAAAATACTGTACTCCACATTGTTTCTCCGGCTACAGGGAGTTTTGTATAAACGGGTTGCAAGTACAGTGGCTTGTtgaagaagttttttttttgttctggccGCTGTTGCCAATGCTGCGGATCAGAAGAGACTCCGCGAGCACGACTCGGACAAAAGACTTTGCATTAACACCCGACGCCGGCGTCCCCACTCACCCAGAACACGATATTGAAGCCGAACAGCACATATTTGACGCAGCAACTAACTTCGGGTCCCTTGAAGTGTTTCCCGGACATGGTGAGCGGGAAGACGGGAGGAGGCGGACGGTGGAACAGGGAACGCCAGAGCCGACGGACGCCTTCATTCAGGATCAACACCCAACAAGAGAAGCCAGGCGCCAAGGCCCGCCCAGCCACCTCATCAAGATACCGTATGATCAAACATCGGGCTGCGTGCGCTCAACAGCCGATCAATGGGACGAGTCTGATCCAGCTCACAGCTCCATCCCGTTAACGGCCGCCCGGCCATCCATCACCCGTTTCCATGCACCTTAATCGACACTGCGCAAGTGCCCCTCGCACCCAGCGCATGCACAACTCTGTCCAGCAGGCGAGTGGGGCAAGTTTCTCGTCCCAATGAACCAGTCCGGGATCCGCCTGCAGATCACCGTAGCCAATGGTTCATTCCTTGGAGCTGCCACTCTCGTGACGCAAGATAAACCCAACAATCCCAATCAGCCTCATTGGTCCCACAAACATGCATTATATGAAGAACGCCTGATTATTACTTCCCTCTGAAGTTAAACAAGCTGATATGCAGTTACAAGGGGCTTCTGCATGGTTTACTTTTATGGAATAAGAGGTAGCAATGTTTCAGTCAACAAGCACGACTTTCAAGAGAAAGCAGAAAAGGGAAAAAGCATATTACTGCCATAAGGAGGCTAACCCAAGAATCAAGCTGATTACAGAAAGCTCAGTAAAGGGAGTAAATAGGATACAAGGGAGGATGAGAAAAGATCAACAACCAACAAAGAGAATCCAAAAATACGATATTCGCATGAGAGGAAGAGCTGATCAGAGACCCAAACGAAACTCTAGCCAGAGACAGAGGCCCCTAGGTGAGGTACGGAATAAACACATCAGATTTCACCACAGAAGGAAACACCCTTGTAGTCTTGGCAATTGGCCGTAGCAGCTGGATAGAGTACTGATTGAGAAGGGAGTGGCAAAAGTttgttcttccctttctcccgcccccccccccaccccccattacgGGAGGGAAATTTACGGAGGCGTTCTGCCAGGATCAGTACTAGGGTTCAACACTTTACTGCATGTTAAAGATTTGGACGCGATGTACATGATAATTTTTCAGATGTCCATACTTAAGAGGTGTAGACTACATGCTAAGGAGAGTAATATTTCAAAGGAGATATAGAAAGTTTGATAAATTAAGCAGAGAGGTTGAAATGGGATTTGCAATTGTGTTACTTTGGGTAGGAAGAAACAGAAAAAGGATACTACAAAAGAGATCTTTTGATTTAATGGAATTTTATTTTCATTGAAAGTATCAGGGCAAGTTGAGAAAGTAGTTTAAGACGACATACAGGATCTTGGTCAATCCAAATCCAACCAAGCAGCAGCAGAGGTTGCAATAAAAAGTGGTTCACATTGCAAGGAAGCCAAAGTTgattcacagtttttttcccccattctggGCAACACAATTTTAGAAGAGAGGTTAAGTTATTGGAAAGGAGGCAGCAAGGATTCGAGAAAGCAATACCTGGTATTCCTTAAATTTGACAcattcactagtgtatctgcaaagtaaatttattatcaaagtatgtatgttacCATTTACTACAGGAGATTCATCTtccaggcatttataggaaaaagCACACTAAAATTTACAAACTATTCATAGaggaaacaaccaatgtgcaaaaaaaaaaaaactgagaacgagttgtaaagaatccttgaaagccaTAGCAGTTTCTTCATAGAAGATTCTGGAGGAAATGAAAGAGGTGAGTGAAGAGATAAGACACTATTCCCATTGGTGGAGGGGTCAAGTTAAAAGTTTCAAAGTCTGTCCCAAGCCTTATAGActcatcaggccggtgcttatgccagtttccgtggtgtgaagtgactgagagtacgagacttcccccccccccccccagataatAAAGTGGTAATAACATCTtaaaaccagaaaaaaaaaggcaaaaagaTAGGCCAAGGCTGGTAAAAGTTAGTAATATGGTGCAATATCTTATTATATGAGACCATATAGCTTAATTGATTAATCCCAATTGCACTTTTCAAATCACTTTGGAGATCAGATCAAGGCTAGATACAGTCAAATCTATATCAGTTTGTTTCTAGACTTCAAAAGAGATCATGCATCATTACTCTTAGGCTTCAGACAAGTGATATTATAAATTCAACTGCAATGGCACATGTTAATATTAGAAATCTAGTGTCCACAACACTGTTTTGGTTTTAAGAAATATCTAAATCATTTTTACATAGTTGCTTTGCACAACACTTTGTATCCAATTACCTTTTGTTTTCACATTAAAGCACAAAACAACCCTTCCAAACACTAGCAAAGCATTTGGTTAAATCAAGAACCAGAATGAAAAATggatacaaaaaaaaatacattggGAGCACAGATTATTCAGCATAGAAGGACATGTACATGCCCATCACATATCAATCCAGACTTATTCCGTATATCAGCAGTTGGTCCATAGTTTTCCATACCTTAGTGATTCAAATTCTTTAAATATTGAGATAGTACCCATCATCATCCACTTGGGCAGTGTATTCAAAATTCCAACTACAATCAGAGTGAAGGTtcttcctcacatttcacacaagCCTCTAGCTTTTCCTCTTATATCCCACTTCCCCCAAATCAAATCCAGTAATCTATGCGATTTCTCTTCATAGAAGATGGACTCCATACCATGTGGCTTATgggtgaatctcccctgcaccctttcaaaTACATTCATATCCTTAAAGCTGGTTTAAAATTAACACAAGGAagcaaaatctgaaataaatgctTTATTTCAAATAAGTTTACATCTTTGAAAAGCATGCTGAATTTAGATACTATATTGAAAGTGATTCAAACTCTTATATTTATTCTTAATTATAGGAAATGTACAAAAGTAATTGTCATGTTATATTATAATGTAAAGAATCATTTTCCATTACCCTCAGTATTAGAGGAATAGTAGAAACTGCAAGTAAAATACAATTACATACCCAGGACTATTTGCAGTCTTTGTTGCTTTAACATTAACTATATGTGAAAGAAAGAAAACTCTAAATCTCATAATTTAAACAAAAATAACTTGTAGCATTCATGTGTTGTCCAAAGTGACAAGTAAAAGCCATACAGTTGAGTATCAACCGATTGCTATGTTAAATCCAGTCAGCAACAGCTATGGTTTTAATAGTTTAATTTAGTCTAGATCTAAATACTGATTAAGTACTCCCAAAATTTATATAAAACTCGTAGTTTTACAATTAAAGATCTTCACACAATGAATTTGTTTTTAACTCCCACTCCACTCTTGGTAGCTGTATCTGCATGAGCTTGATAACCAATCACAACCTTAACAGGAAGGCCAAGTCTTTCCTTGTAGATTTTTCTGCACAagagaaaaaacaaaacaaataaattaTGTTATATTGTTTTAAACAAATGTAGTATCCCAGGGTTCTGTAATTTATATTCATGGTCCAATTAAAAATGCATCTAAATATTCAGCCAATTAAGTAACACATTTTGAAAAATGTTGTTCTGCTATTGATAGACATGCTTTCAACCATCTTGGCACCAAGGTAAAGAATGGAATTTCACACCAAACTATTACCCTCATATTTGGTCCAAGATTTCAGTCCCTTAATTCACATATGTGACCTGGAGTTAAAATTTCACTTAAATGCTCATTCAACACCTTGGGATGGATTGGCATACAAAAATGTTAActaattttttctttctttaaaaaGTGAAAATATTTGGTCTAAATTCCAGACAATTGTCTTTCCTGTATTGCTGTCAaggctgattttttaaaaaattcttatgCAGTAGTTTCAGGTTCTTCTGCATTTGACACATTAGTGTTAAAGTTTGCCTTTTActgatattttaaatatataggTAATTGCAAGATTTAAATTGCTGATTCAGCATGATTAATACTTTATAACCATACAGCAAAATGGTAGAAGTGAGGTAGCTCTGCATTGTTTGTGATACACACTATATTAAAAACATTGAGTTGGAGGAATACAAATTCAGCTCATACAGGAAAATTAAAGTTACAAGCAAATTTATACTATCTTAGTTAGTGGATATATTAAGCTTTGTCCTTGAGCTATTAAATTTTTCATGATTCACTGAAAAAGAATCAGCTTTTGTTCACATGAACAACCATCTCTAGGAGCACTAATTTTTGATCTCCTTAAAAAATATAGAATAATATATCCTCCAAAAATCAAATGAAGAACAAGGAAAACAAATTGAGATAAATATGGAATATGGCATCTGAAAAAGATGAAGGATCAAAGAAAAAGATGGCAAGAGACACCATACAATTCTGATTGACAAGATATTGTATACAAGTtgaaaggttcaaagtacattattaaagtatgtactatactaccttgagattcatctctttacaggcagccacaaaggaacctaatagaacccattttttttttaaatgaccaaatacccaatgtgcaggaaaaaatttgtgcaaacaataaaagcaaacattcagaactgaagctcatgaaagtgagttcacagccacgaagccagttACAGCCCCATTCCAGACCATTAGTTATAGGCCAAAGCCTTACCTGAgcacagagacaagtaaaccACACAAACAGCAAGCTGAACATAGTCCCATCCCTCTTCtctggccccaacaccctgaccattTCAATCTGGCATGGTACTAAATTGGCCAAACAGTGGGGCGTTCTTTACTCTTGGACCCGGGCCCTGCCACTTCGATACACTTAGGCCCCAGCTCTGCCACCTTGAATCACTTTCAAGTCTGCTCCAGAAATGACCATGCATTGGCTCACTCCCCGCTCTCTGACCCAGGCCCTGCCACCTCAATTCAGCAGGTATACGCcacaaccatcctgcacctttgaaactcagttcacactgcaaaagATGCAGGGTTGTATAGGCGGTTCAAAACCTCAACTCTGAaaaggaagttacaggctattgaatGCAGTGATAATTTTCAAGAAAGATAAAagtgattaataaagtagtttTGTTTGCTACCTAAAGTTGtcactgtgcttcaccagcaccaACTTAAATTGGAAATATCTGTTTGAAATTTGTTTGAACAGATTGCTCGGGTCttctaaagcttcagaattaAAAACACAGGAAATAGATTAAAAAGGGGGCTTTGTAAGTTTTGCAACCATTAAAATTATAAAATGATTTCCAAATTTAGTTCTCAAATTGGTTTGCACTAAAGCTCATTTAGTCCAATGAATAAAAATCAGaagagctgcagatgctggaaataaatatgaAAGGTGAGAAATCTCAACAGGTGAGGTAacttccaagacccttcatcagaacctttAACCCTTTGTTGTGTATCATGCACTACAATTTGACAATGTTTTTCTAGTAAGACTCAAGATAAAGCTACCCAAAATAAAACCAATTCAAGTATTTAAAATAGTTATACTACCTTAAAGCAAGGGAGTGAAATAATGGGGCTATTTACTGCATCTTCAAGAAAAACCCATTAACTGTAGAAGAGATAGCATACCAATTATTACATACCTCATAGCAGGGTAAAATTGACATGGAAGAACTAAACAAACAGATTTGAACATTGACAAGGCAAACAGCTGACAAATCTTCCATTGCTCAGGTTTTAAATGAATAGCCAAACATCAGCTTACCCTATATGCAAAACAGCTGCTTCATTTTCAGTGTCACAGGTCCAGATTGCTATTTTATCTCCTTTTGCTCGTACATTAATTACAGCACCACAAACATCATTGCTATATTCATCAAAAGCTTCTCCAATAAGGCACAACAACTagaaaaatattaaatacaaaagaTTTATTTAATTTGTTTGCACTTTGAAAGGGTTGAGTGCATTTCTCACTGAATTACAGCATCTTTTTAAAGATTAGAAGATCTTAATTCAATCCAACAACTAAAATGAGAGTTTTTAATAATCTAATTGGTCTTAGAATACCACAGCACTTCACAATTAAGCAGACTAGTATTAAACAAGACAACTAATTTGTCCACAGCAACTTCCCACAAAACAGACGATTATGATCAAATAACCATGCTAGAATGGATAGGCATCAGAACAAAAGATGGCTAGGAATAGCTTTCCTGCTTTTTAAAATGTTACAACCAATCTCATATCCACTCAGGAAAGGAGCTACTTTGGTTTCTTTAAGACTGTACTGGGAACAGTCCTGAACCTCTTCAATATGGTACAGGCCAAGGGTCAAGATTTTTACATCAAATCCCTGAAGCACAGCTTAAAACTACAACTTTGACTTGGAGGCAGACAATTTCTAATAATGAAAGGGTCTTTACAATCACAAGTGCACTATGTTGTCACAAAATTACCTCTACTTTGAGTTGTCCACAAATATTTCAAATTCAGATATATCAACTCATAGCACAATGCAAGAGGAAAATTAATAATAGTTAAACAAGGGATTGTTTTCTCTTAATGGAATGATTATAGGAGATCCTAGACAAAAAAAAGTAGTTTGAAGGGAAGTAGATGTGCACTGCTCAAAAATAAAGTAACACGATACAGGTTTAACTCACTGTTTCCAGCCAGAATTGATCTAGTTCCAGCATCCTTTGCTGTTTTGACAGAGTAATTAACCACCTTCCACCACATTTGTTTTTGCTGTCCTCCCACATTGGTTCAATACCATCCTacagggtaaaaaaaaaatcaaaagttcAAAAAAAATTAGTAAGGCCAGTTTCAAGATTCAGATCTTAAACTCTCTGCAATTTGTAGATTTCCACAGCCCTCTTCTGAATGAAAATTAGGATGTTGATATTAAGCCAAATACAAGTACATTTACCTACTTTAATAATCCTGACTGCACCAGTGGCCAACTATAATCATGCAACTGAGATACTGCAAGATGCCATCactaaacaataaacagtccatccCAATGCAGTTCAAATCGTAGTCAGAGACTTCAACcaagcttgtttgaagaaaaccctgccaaattgccatcagcatataacctgtagctccAGAGGTCTTAACATAGTAGAGCACTGTTATATAAGGAATGCCTACAGTATCATTACCAGGCTGCATATCAGTAAATCTGATCACGTGGCTGTccttctacctgcatacaggcacaggagaaagagcaaggctccagagatgagGACATCAAAGAgtggtcacaggaggcagaggagcagctaggagattgctttgagtcggtggactAGGTCATGTttaaggactcatctgtggatctgagtgagcacaccatggttgtcacagatTTTATATAAACAGTTGTATAGGattgtgtccccacaaaatcagagTCTTCTCCAATCAGAACCctagatgaaccatgagatccacaatctgctgagggccaaatcagaagcattcaagtctggcaatcaAGTTACAAGAGGGCTAGGTGCGCTCTCCAGAAAGTCACCTCATGGGCAaaatggcaattccagactataatcaacaaagaatgcttgacatttgtggcagggcttgaatgttcTCACTTCTTACAAGGTAAAATCAAGCAACATAGACAACAGGAGGGCTTCGCTTCCAGAAGTGCTCAATGTCTTCTACACACACTTTGACCACAAAAACATGGAGAAACCATCAGAAACTCCCAGagcccccaatgatcctgtgatttcagtctctgacacCGA
This genomic window contains:
- the LOC140739599 gene encoding eukaryotic translation initiation factor 4E-like isoform X2 translates to MTVRKSEKTKSPRKEIIQPCMKHPLQNRWTLWFFKNDKSKPWQANLRLVTKFDTVEDFWALYNHIQVASRLTSGCDYSLFKDGIEPMWEDSKNKCGGRWLITLSKQQRMLELDQFWLETLLCLIGEAFDEYSNDVCGAVINVRAKGDKIAIWTCDTENEAAVLHIGKIYKERLGLPVKVVIGYQAHADTATKSGVGVKNKFIV
- the LOC140739599 gene encoding eukaryotic translation initiation factor 4E-like isoform X1, encoding MAVAQPVHMTVRKSEKTKSPRKEIIQPCMKHPLQNRWTLWFFKNDKSKPWQANLRLVTKFDTVEDFWALYNHIQVASRLTSGCDYSLFKDGIEPMWEDSKNKCGGRWLITLSKQQRMLELDQFWLETLLCLIGEAFDEYSNDVCGAVINVRAKGDKIAIWTCDTENEAAVLHIGKIYKERLGLPVKVVIGYQAHADTATKSGVGVKNKFIV
- the LOC140739599 gene encoding eukaryotic translation initiation factor 4E-like isoform X3, coding for MAVAQPVHMTVRKSEKTKSPRKEIIQPCMKHPLQNRLYNHIQVASRLTSGCDYSLFKDGIEPMWEDSKNKCGGRWLITLSKQQRMLELDQFWLETLLCLIGEAFDEYSNDVCGAVINVRAKGDKIAIWTCDTENEAAVLHIGKIYKERLGLPVKVVIGYQAHADTATKSGVGVKNKFIV